TGGACAACGAGATCTCGGGCACGCCGCCGGCGCGACACCGCTCCGGTCGCCCGCTGAAGACCCTCTCCCAGCGCCTCAAGGGCAAGGAGGGGCGATTCCGTGGCTCGCTGTCCGGGAAGCGCGTCAACTTCTCGGCGCGAACCGTCATCTCGCCGGACCCGACGCTCAGCCTGAACGAGGTCGGTGTCCCCGAGCGCGTCGCGCGTGAGATGACCCAGACGATGAACGCCAACGAGCGCAATCTCGAGAAGGCCCGGCGCTACGTCGCCAACGGGCCCGAAGGCCACCCCGGCGCGAACTACGTCCGACGACCGGACGGCCGCCGCCTGAAGGTGACCGAGAAGAACTGCGAGGAACTGGCCGAGAAGGTCGAACCCGGCTGGGAGGTCTCCCGACATCTCGTGGACGGCGACATCATCATCTTCAACCGGCAGCCCTCGCTGCACCGGATGTCCATCATGGCTCACGAGGTCGTCGTGATGCCGTACAAGACGTTCCGGCTCAACACCGTCGTCTGCCCGCCGTACAACGCCGACTTCGACGGCGACGAGATGAACATGCACGCGCTGCAAAACGAGGAGGCACGGGCCGAAGCGCGCGTCCTCATGCGCGTGCAGGAACAGATGCTCTCGCCGCGCTTCGGCGAGAACATCATCGGCGCCATCCAGGACCACATCAGCGGGACGTACCTGTTGACCCACACCAACCCGCAGTTCAACGAGACGCAGGCCCTGGACCTGCTTCGGGCGACGCGCATCGACGAACTGCCCGACCCCGACGGCGAAGACGAGAACGGCGACGCCTACTGGACCGGACGGTCGCTGTTCTCCGAACTGCTGCCCGACGACCTGAACCTCGAGTTCATGTCATCAGCCGGCGACACCGTCCTCATCGAGGACGGCCAGATGCACGATGGCACCATCGACGAGGACGCCGTCGGCGCGTTCGGCGGCGAGGTCGTCGACACCATCGCCAAGGAGTACTCGCGGACCCGCGCCCGCATCCTCGTCAACGAGGTATCGGCGCTGGCGATGCGCTCCATCATGCACTTCGGGTTCTCCATCGGAATCGACGACGAGTCCATCCCGCGAGCGGCCGAAGAGCAGATCAACGACGCCATCGACTCCGCGTACGACCGCGTCGAGGAGCTCATCGAGACCTACGAGCAGGGCGACCTCGAGTCCCTGCCCGGTCGAACCGTCGACGAGACGCTGGAGATGAAGATAATGCAGACGCTGGGCAAGGCGCGTGACTCCGCCGGTGACATCGCCGAAGACCACTTCGACGACGACAACCCGGCCGTGGTCATGGCCGAGTCCGGCGCGCGTGGGTCGATGCTGAACCTGACCCAGATGGCCGGCTGTGTCGGCCAGCAGGCGGTCCGTGGCGAGCGCATCAACCGTGGCTACGAGGGCCGAACCCTCTCGCACTTCGAGGAGGGCGACCTCTCGGCGGACGCCCACGGCTTCGTCGAGGCCTCCTATCGCTCGGGGCTCTCGCCCAAGGAGTTCTTCTTCCACGCGATGGGTGGCCGCGAGGGCCTGGTCGACACGGCAGTCCGGACGTCGAAGTCCGGCTACCTCCAGCGCCGGCTCATCAACGCCCTGTCCGAACTGGAGACGCAGTACGACGGTACCGTCCGGGACACCTCGGACACCATCGTCCAGTTCGAGTTCGGCGAGGACGGCACCTCGCCGGTCAACGTCTCTTCCAGCCAGGACGAGGCCGCCGTCGACGTCGAGCAGATCGCCGACAGCGTCCTCAACGAGGAGTTCGGCTCCGAGCGCGAGAAGGAGTCGTTCCTGGGACAGCGGACCGAACACACCAACCTCTCGGAACAGGCCGACGACTGGTGGATGGCCGAGGGTGACGACTAACAATGACAGCAAACGTCTCCGCAGACATCGAAGCGGTCGTCGAGGACACGGAGCTCCCGCGACGGCTGAAAGACGAGGTGTACAGCACCATCGAAGACCGCGACCTCGGCGTCGAGGACGCCGACCGCATCGCACAGGCCGTCGAGTCGCGCTACATGGAGACGCGGGTCGACCCGCTGGACCCGGTCGGGACCGTCTCGGCCCAGTCCATCGGGGAGCCGGGCACGCAGATGACGATGAACACGTTCCACTACGCCGGCGTGGCGGAGATCGACGTCACCCAGGGGCTCCCGCGCCTCATCGAGCTCGTCGACGCCCGGAAGACGCCGGACACGCCGATGATGACCGTCCACCTCGACGACGAGTACGCGACCGACCGCGAGAAGGCCCACGAGGTCGTCTGGAAGATCGAGGCCACCCGCATCCTCGCGCTGGGTGACATCTCGACGAACGTCGCGGACATGCTCGTCGAGATCGACCTCAACGACGACACCCTGCTCGAGCGGTGGCCGACCGTCGACGACGTCGACGCCATCGCCGAGGAGATCGCCGAGACCATCGAGTCGAACCTCGGCGTCGAGGCCCGCCAGGTCGGAACCGTCATCGAGTTCGGCCCCGAGGAGCCCAGCTACCGCGACCTGCTGCAGCTGGTCGAGGAGCTGCGCGACATCATCTTCAAGGGCATCGAGGAGGTCTCCCGCGTCGTCATCCGCAAGGAAGACCTCGAGGACGGCGAGGAGTTTGTCCTCTACACCGAGGGGTCGGACTTCGGCGACGTCCTCGGTATCGAGGGCGTCGACGCCTCGCGGACCACGTGTAACAACATCCACGAGATCTACCGCGAACTGGGCGTCGAGGCCGCCCGCGAAACGCTGATCAACGAGACGATGAACACCCTCGAAGAGCAGGGGCTGGACGACGTGAACGTCCGCCACCTGATGCTGGTCGCGGACATCATGACCAACGAGGGGACCATCGAGTCCATCGGTCGCCACGGTATCTCCGGGTCGAAGGACTCGGTGCTCGCCCGCGCCGCGTTCGAGGTGACGGTCAACCACCTGCTTGACGCCGCCATCCACGGCGAGGTCGACCAGCTCGACGGCGTCACGGAGAACGTCATCGTCGGCAAACCCATCAAGCTCGGCACCGGAGACGTCGACCTCCGGATGGGCGTCAGTCGTAACGCCGACTGATGCGGGTCGAGCTCTCGGACGAGGCCCGACAACTGGTCGCCCTCTTCGAGAACGAGGCGTCCATCACCGTCCGGGACTGCGTGGTCGACGAGGACCACGACCAGGTGGTCTATCTCGTCAAACGTGGTGACATGGCCGACGCAATCGGCCCCGGTGGCCAGACCGTCCAGCGCGTCGAAGAGCAGCTCGGCCGCGACGTGAAACTCGTCGAGGGGGCCGAGACGGCGGCGGACTTCGTCGCCAACGCGCTGGCCCCGGCGGCGGTGTACAACGTCACCATCTCCGAGAACGACGACACCGTCGCCTACGTCGAGGTGGCCCAGGAGGACCGCGGGGCCGCCATCGGCCGCGACGGCCGCAACATCGACGCCGCACGGGACCTGGCGAAGCGCCACTTCGACATCGACGGCATCGAACTCACCTGAGACCGGGCGCTCTCCGGTCGTTCGCTACACCGAGAGCGATGGCTGTGGGACACGATTGTGGGACAGAACGCCACACACGCCTGCTCTCGCCCGGAAACAAAAGAGGAGTCTTAAGTATCTCGGCAGGCTACGAACGCGTACTATGACGAACGGCAAATACGCCGCGCGCAAACTCAAGAAGGACCGCCAGAAGCACCGGTGGTCCGACTCCGACTACGCGCGCCGCGAGCGAGGCCTGGGCAAGAAGTCCGACCCGCTCGAGGGCGCGCCCCAGGGCCGAGGCATCGTACTGGAGAAAGTGGGCATCGAGGCCAAGCAGCCCAACTCCGCCATCCGGAAGTGCGTCCGCGTTCAGCTCATCAAGAACGGGAAGCAGGTCACCGCGTTCTGTCCCGGTGACGGTGCCATCTCCTTCATCGACGAGCACGACGAGGTCACCATCGCCGGTATCGGTGGGGCGAAGGGTCGTGCGATGGGGGACCTCTCCGGTGTCAACTACAAGGTCGAGAAGGTCAACGGCGTCTCCATGATCGAGCTCGTTCGCGGGAACGCGGAGAAACCGGTCCGATAACCATGAGTGCCGAAGACACACCCGAAGGCGAGGAGCCCGAAGACGTCGAGGAAGAGACCACCCGCGCCAAGCTCTTTGGCGAGTGGGACATCTCCGACATCGAGTACACGGACCCCTCCACCGAGCGCTACATCAACGTCACGCCCATCGCCCACACGATGGGGCGCCACGCCGAGAAGCAGTTCAAGAAGTCCGACATCAGCGTCGTCGAGCGGCTCATCAACCGCCTGATGCAGACCGACGAGAACACGGGCAAGAAGCAGCTGGCGACGTCTATCGTCACCGACGCCTTCGACATCGTCCACGACCGCACCGACGAGAACCCGATCCAGGTGCTCGTCCGCGCCGTCGAGAACAGCGCGCCCCGGGAGGAGACCGTCCGCCTGAAGTACGGGGGCATCAGCGTCCCGAAGGCCGTCGACGTCGCGCCCCAGCGCCGCGTCGACCAGGCCCTGAAGTTCCTCGCCGAGGGCGTCTACGGCAGCTCGTTCAAGACGACCACCAGCGCCGAGGAGGCCCTCGCCCAGCAGCTCATCGGCGCGGCGAACGCCGACGTCCAGACCTACGCGGTCAACCAGAAAGAGGAGAAAGAGCGCGTCGCGGCGGCCGCTCGATAATCTGCGGGACTGTCTTTTCGTCTTCACTCGCTGCCCAGTGACGACGCCGAGAGTCGGTCGGCCCTGCCGTTAACCCACGATTATATTGGGGTTGACGATAGACGTTCGTCCATGTCACAGGAGTACAGCTCGGTCGAGCTGGTCGGTGACGAGACGGTCAAGCACTTCACGATGGCGGTGCTCGTGGCGGCGCTGACGGCGGCGCTCTCGCAGATCTCGATTCCGCTGCCGGGGTCGCTCCCGCCCTTTTCGCTCCAGCCGTTCGGGATGTTCTTCGCCGGCCTGCTGCTCGGCCCGCTGTGGGGCGGGCTGGCACTGGCGCTGTACATCCTGGTCGGCGTCGCCGGTGTCCCGGTGTTCTCCAACGGGAACGCCGGCCTCGGCTACGTCCTCGTGGGCCAGGGCACCGGTGGCTTCCTCGTGGGCTTCCTCGCCGGCGCGGTCGTCGCCGGCGCTATCGTCCACCGTGACATCGACCCGCGTGACCTCTCGACGGTGTCGGTGCTCGTCCAGGTGGTGGGTCTCGCCGCCGCGCTCGTCGTCGTCTACGCCATCGGCGTCCCGTGGCTCTCGGCCGTCACCGGCCTCCCGCTCGTCCGGGCGGCCACCGTGATGCTCCCGTACGTCCCCTTCGACGTGGTGAAGCTCGGCATCGCCGTCGCCATCGTCGAGGGTGGCTACCTCGCGACGCGATGATAACGCTCGAGGACGTCACCTTCCGCTACGACGATACCCGCGTCCTCGACGGGCTCTCGCTGTCGGTTCCCGACGGGGAGTTCTGCCTGCTGGTCGGCCCCAACGGGAGCGGGAAGACGACGCTCGTCCGGCACCTGAACGCGCTGTTGACGCCCGAGGCAGGGACCGTCACCGTCGACGGCGTCGACGTGAGCGAGTCCCCGGTGGTCGCCCGGACCACGGTCGGGATGGTGTTCCAGCACCCACGCGACCAGTTCGTCGCCGCCACCGTCGGGGCCGACGTGGCGTTCGGGCCGGAGAACCTCGGGCTCGAGCGGGACGAAATCGACCGCCGGGTCGACGACGCGCTGTCGGCCGTGGGACTGGCCGACCGGGTCGACGCCCGGCTGGACTCGCTGTCGGGCGGCGAGCAGGCGCGGGCGGCCATCGCCGGGGCGCTGGCGATGGAGCCCGACTACCTCGTGCTGGACGAACCGCTCGTCGGCCTCGACTGGCCGGCCCGCGAGTCCGTGCTCGAACACCTCTCGGCACTCAACGACGCGGGCACTGGTCTGCTGGTCGTGACCCACGACCTGCGCGACCTCCACGAGCGGGCCGACCGGATCGTGGGACTCGACGGCGGGCAGGTCGTCCTCGACGACGCGCCCGCGGCGGCACTGGACCGCGTCGAACCCCTCGGCGTCCGGGACCCGCGATGCTGACCTACCAGTCGGGGGCGACGGCGCTCCACCGCCTCGACCCGCGGGGGAAACTCCTCGTGCAGTTCGGCCTGGCCATCGCCGTCGTCGCGCACCCGACTGTCCCGTGGCTCGTCGGCGCGACGCTGCTCGGCTTGGCCGCGCTGGCGGCCGCACGGCTCTCCCCGCTCACCGTGTTCCGGGCGTACTGGGTCGTCTTCGCAGTGCTGGCCGTCGCCCCGCTGCTGGCCGGCGTGGCCCTCGGTCCACCCTGGTTTCGGGTCGACCCGGCGCTCGACTCGCTTCGCGCCGTCGCGCGGGTGGTTCCCATCCTCTTCGTGAGCGCCGCTTACCTCCGGACGACGTCGGTCCGTGAGACCCGGGCCGCCGTCCAGCGAGTCGTCCCCGGCAAGCCCGGTCAGTTGCTCGGCGTCGGGATGGCGCTGGTCGTGCGACTCTTCCCCCTCGTACTCAGCGACGTCCGGGAAGTGCGGGACGCGATTCGGGCCCGCGGCGGGGAGCGGCGGTCGCCGTGGGAGCGGGCTCGGGTACTGGTCGTCCGGTCGCTGGACCGGACGCTCGCCCGCTCGGACCGCCTGGGGGTCGCGCTCCGGGCCCGGTGTTTCGCCTGGAACCCGACGCTCCCGGCGCTGGCATTCGAGGGGCGTGACTACCCGGTCCTGGCACTGGGGCTCGCGCTGACGCTGTCGCCGCTGTTGTGACCACCGCTCGCGTGACTCAGTCGGCCGCCTGGCTCGACCCGCTCGTGAGGTAGGCCTTCGTCGCGTCGACCAGGGCCTTGCGGAACTCGGACTCGTCGGGGTCCGGTGACAACGCCGCGAACTGGCGCTTGAACGCGCCGAAATCGAGGTCCGGAGCGTCCGACGCGGCCGCGTGCGCGAGGTCGTACAGCCGATGGTCCGACTCGAGCAGGTCGTGTCGCTCACAGAGCGCCAGCGCGAACGCGGCGTTGACCGCCGTGATGTCCGGGTCGGCGGCCGGCGTGCGACGGCTCGACGGTTCGGGCGTGCCGTCCCGCGGTGCCACCCGCGTCCCCACGCCGTCCCACGCCGGCGGGTCGACCGGGCGGTCGGCGACGGCCGCCGCGAGACTCGCCTCGAGGAAGTCGACCACCTTGTCGCCCGGCACCATCTGCATCCAGACGTCGTCCGCGTAGACGTCTTTCATGTGGTTCGCGATCTGGTAGCAGTGGACGAGCTTCCGGCGCTCGACCGACCGGCCCGCTATCGCGAGGAAGATAGCCTCCTCCGTCGACTGGGTGTGTGAGGGGTGACCCCGCTCGTAGTGGTGCATGTGGGCGTACTCGTGCAGCGCGAGCTCGCGGGCCAGCGCGCTCGTCGCGGCCTGCCGGGAGATGATGAGGAGGTGACTCTCCTCGTCGTGGCTGACGCGCGTGCGCTCGTCCGGGTCCGTGCGCACGCGGACTGTCACCGGACGGTCGAGGTCGTACTCCGTCGAGAAGAGGTCGCGCGCTCCGAGAAACGGTTCGGCCGGGCCGCCCCGCACGTGAACGTCCATGTATATTGTTCACACGGGCCGAGGCTGTATGGTTCTTGCGGGGTCGGCGGCCGAACTACACCACGCCCCCGACCGAGAGCACCACGGCCGCTCCGACGGCGAACCCCACGACGCCGATGACCGCACCGGCCCGGACCCAGCGCCGGAGTCGCCGCCTGACTGCCTCGGCCTCGCCCTCGAACACGACGAGCCGTCGCTCTCCGTCGCTCACCAGCGGATACCGCGTCTCGGGGTCGCGGGTGACCGTCCCCAGTACCGTCACCGCACACTCCGGTTCGAGTCGGTGCTCGACGAACGCCTGGTCGGGGTCGGCGTCGAGTCCCGCCTGCTCGCGGACGGCCGCCAGGTCGGGTGCGTCGGTGCTCCCTGTCCCTCCTCGTACTCGGACGTCTTCGCCACCCATGAGCGGTCGCCCCCAGAGCCGGACTGACCCGCCGGAGGGGTCGACTACGACGGCTCCGCTTCCGTCGTCGACGACGAAGCGCGCGTCTGTCCGCTCGTAATGACACTCAGCGGGGGCCGTCCGGTGTGCGATGCCCCGATCTTCGGTGACTCTGAGCGAGTACCACAGCGACTGCTCGCCCGACAGCGGCGCGGTCACGGCGTCCTCGTCCACCTCGCCCGTCCCGGAGACGATCGTCGGCCCCTCGTCGAGCCCGGCCATCGCGTCGGTTCCGCGCCTGACCTGCCGGTACTCGTCGAGATTTCCGATGGCGACGGCCGCGCCGACCGTGCCGACGACGACCAATCCGAACCCGACCGCGAAGGGGAGCGACCCGGGCTCGCCTTCGGCGGGCACGTCACCCGGGAGCGCGACCAGTGCGAGGAGCCCGGTCCCGGCGATCACCGGTCCGGCGGCGTCCCACCACCTGACTCCCAGGCGACGGCCGACGTGCGTGAGCGACCGCCCCAGCCGGAAGTAGTACCACAGCACCGCGAGCATTGCGAGAACCGGGACGAGGAAGACGAGGACGAAGACGGCCACGAAGATATCGACCAGCGCAACCATTGCCTCCGGTTTGATACTGCTACCCTGGTAACTCTTGGCCTCCCTCGATTCGCCCGCGGCCTGTGGGCCGCTCACATACGTCCGCCGAAACACCGACAGGCCGCTCGACAGGGTCGCTCCCCGCCGGGCTTCCGCGTTCGGGTGTCTCTGACACGCTCAGGCGGAAACACTATCCTTTTGACCCTCCTGTTGATACGCTTCTGTATAATGGGCCGACGCAAGAAAATCGTTCAGGAATGTGAGTCCCTGATGCACGACCCGGAGAACATCCGGAACATC
This DNA window, taken from Haloarcula ordinaria, encodes the following:
- a CDS encoding energy-coupling factor ABC transporter ATP-binding protein is translated as MITLEDVTFRYDDTRVLDGLSLSVPDGEFCLLVGPNGSGKTTLVRHLNALLTPEAGTVTVDGVDVSESPVVARTTVGMVFQHPRDQFVAATVGADVAFGPENLGLERDEIDRRVDDALSAVGLADRVDARLDSLSGGEQARAAIAGALAMEPDYLVLDEPLVGLDWPARESVLEHLSALNDAGTGLLVVTHDLRDLHERADRIVGLDGGQVVLDDAPAAALDRVEPLGVRDPRC
- a CDS encoding 30S ribosomal protein S7 produces the protein MSAEDTPEGEEPEDVEEETTRAKLFGEWDISDIEYTDPSTERYINVTPIAHTMGRHAEKQFKKSDISVVERLINRLMQTDENTGKKQLATSIVTDAFDIVHDRTDENPIQVLVRAVENSAPREETVRLKYGGISVPKAVDVAPQRRVDQALKFLAEGVYGSSFKTTTSAEEALAQQLIGAANADVQTYAVNQKEEKERVAAAAR
- a CDS encoding 30S ribosomal protein S12; this translates as MTNGKYAARKLKKDRQKHRWSDSDYARRERGLGKKSDPLEGAPQGRGIVLEKVGIEAKQPNSAIRKCVRVQLIKNGKQVTAFCPGDGAISFIDEHDEVTIAGIGGAKGRAMGDLSGVNYKVEKVNGVSMIELVRGNAEKPVR
- a CDS encoding DUF5781 family protein; this translates as MDVHVRGGPAEPFLGARDLFSTEYDLDRPVTVRVRTDPDERTRVSHDEESHLLIISRQAATSALARELALHEYAHMHHYERGHPSHTQSTEEAIFLAIAGRSVERRKLVHCYQIANHMKDVYADDVWMQMVPGDKVVDFLEASLAAAVADRPVDPPAWDGVGTRVAPRDGTPEPSSRRTPAADPDITAVNAAFALALCERHDLLESDHRLYDLAHAAASDAPDLDFGAFKRQFAALSPDPDESEFRKALVDATKAYLTSGSSQAAD
- a CDS encoding NusA-like transcription termination signal-binding factor, with amino-acid sequence MRVELSDEARQLVALFENEASITVRDCVVDEDHDQVVYLVKRGDMADAIGPGGQTVQRVEEQLGRDVKLVEGAETAADFVANALAPAAVYNVTISENDDTVAYVEVAQEDRGAAIGRDGRNIDAARDLAKRHFDIDGIELT
- the rpoA2 gene encoding DNA-directed RNA polymerase subunit A'', giving the protein MTANVSADIEAVVEDTELPRRLKDEVYSTIEDRDLGVEDADRIAQAVESRYMETRVDPLDPVGTVSAQSIGEPGTQMTMNTFHYAGVAEIDVTQGLPRLIELVDARKTPDTPMMTVHLDDEYATDREKAHEVVWKIEATRILALGDISTNVADMLVEIDLNDDTLLERWPTVDDVDAIAEEIAETIESNLGVEARQVGTVIEFGPEEPSYRDLLQLVEELRDIIFKGIEEVSRVVIRKEDLEDGEEFVLYTEGSDFGDVLGIEGVDASRTTCNNIHEIYRELGVEAARETLINETMNTLEEQGLDDVNVRHLMLVADIMTNEGTIESIGRHGISGSKDSVLARAAFEVTVNHLLDAAIHGEVDQLDGVTENVIVGKPIKLGTGDVDLRMGVSRNAD
- a CDS encoding DNA-directed RNA polymerase subunit A', which encodes MSSQQTPKEIGQISFGLMNPEEYRDMSATKVITADTYDDDGFPIDMGLMDPRLGVIDPGLECKTCGKHSGSCNGHFGHIELAAPVIHVGFSKLIRRLLRGTCRECSRLCLDEAEREEFAGQLQRTRDLGRDLNDVTKAAIRQARKKDRCPFCGEKQYDIKHEKPTTYYEVQDVLSSEYPSLIAAAMEEADDPISPVDLAEETGIDQSRVQEILSGEFRPRKEDRRALEKALNVDLTEEDHNKLMPSDIRDWFEDIPDEDIEVLGMNPDRSRPEWMILTVLPVPPVTARPSITLDNGQRSEDDLTHKLVDIIRINQRFMENREAGAPQLIIEDLWELLQYHVTTFMDNEISGTPPARHRSGRPLKTLSQRLKGKEGRFRGSLSGKRVNFSARTVISPDPTLSLNEVGVPERVAREMTQTMNANERNLEKARRYVANGPEGHPGANYVRRPDGRRLKVTEKNCEELAEKVEPGWEVSRHLVDGDIIIFNRQPSLHRMSIMAHEVVVMPYKTFRLNTVVCPPYNADFDGDEMNMHALQNEEARAEARVLMRVQEQMLSPRFGENIIGAIQDHISGTYLLTHTNPQFNETQALDLLRATRIDELPDPDGEDENGDAYWTGRSLFSELLPDDLNLEFMSSAGDTVLIEDGQMHDGTIDEDAVGAFGGEVVDTIAKEYSRTRARILVNEVSALAMRSIMHFGFSIGIDDESIPRAAEEQINDAIDSAYDRVEELIETYEQGDLESLPGRTVDETLEMKIMQTLGKARDSAGDIAEDHFDDDNPAVVMAESGARGSMLNLTQMAGCVGQQAVRGERINRGYEGRTLSHFEEGDLSADAHGFVEASYRSGLSPKEFFFHAMGGREGLVDTAVRTSKSGYLQRRLINALSELETQYDGTVRDTSDTIVQFEFGEDGTSPVNVSSSQDEAAVDVEQIADSVLNEEFGSEREKESFLGQRTEHTNLSEQADDWWMAEGDD
- a CDS encoding biotin transporter BioY is translated as MSQEYSSVELVGDETVKHFTMAVLVAALTAALSQISIPLPGSLPPFSLQPFGMFFAGLLLGPLWGGLALALYILVGVAGVPVFSNGNAGLGYVLVGQGTGGFLVGFLAGAVVAGAIVHRDIDPRDLSTVSVLVQVVGLAAALVVVYAIGVPWLSAVTGLPLVRAATVMLPYVPFDVVKLGIAVAIVEGGYLATR
- a CDS encoding energy-coupling factor transporter transmembrane component T family protein; amino-acid sequence: MLTYQSGATALHRLDPRGKLLVQFGLAIAVVAHPTVPWLVGATLLGLAALAAARLSPLTVFRAYWVVFAVLAVAPLLAGVALGPPWFRVDPALDSLRAVARVVPILFVSAAYLRTTSVRETRAAVQRVVPGKPGQLLGVGMALVVRLFPLVLSDVREVRDAIRARGGERRSPWERARVLVVRSLDRTLARSDRLGVALRARCFAWNPTLPALAFEGRDYPVLALGLALTLSPLL